A portion of the Paenibacillus marchantiae genome contains these proteins:
- a CDS encoding YheC/YheD family protein has product MGIEKSQPLRSKWLKTKQLINNDSIKPFIPDTQKFNKVNLKSMIARYGMLYIKPEIGTHGVGVIKAEMENQHDFAYQMNQKRLTFNSFDSFYKSLAHVVKQRSYLIQRGIHLLKHNNRRFDIRVMVQLSPEQQWEATGVIGRLGHSKKIVTNYHNGGQPMDIHKLLESHVSAKRRNELIQEMNKLGVGIARHMNKKYKRLKAIGVDIGLDQSLTPWVIEVNAKPDPYIFKQLKDRTMYRKVIRYFRHTDHKP; this is encoded by the coding sequence GTGGGTATTGAGAAATCACAACCGTTAAGAAGCAAATGGCTAAAAACAAAGCAGCTTATCAATAATGATTCAATAAAACCGTTCATACCTGATACACAAAAGTTTAACAAGGTGAATCTAAAATCCATGATAGCCAGATATGGAATGTTATATATCAAGCCTGAAATAGGAACTCATGGAGTGGGCGTCATTAAGGCTGAGATGGAAAATCAACATGATTTTGCGTATCAGATGAATCAAAAACGTCTGACGTTTAATAGCTTTGATTCGTTCTATAAAAGTCTTGCACACGTTGTGAAACAGCGAAGTTATCTCATTCAAAGAGGAATACATTTGCTAAAACACAACAACAGGCGCTTTGACATCCGGGTCATGGTACAGTTAAGCCCAGAACAGCAGTGGGAAGCAACGGGGGTTATCGGTCGACTTGGACATTCCAAAAAAATAGTAACCAATTATCATAACGGCGGTCAGCCAATGGATATTCATAAGCTTCTGGAATCTCATGTGTCCGCAAAGCGCAGAAATGAACTGATTCAGGAGATGAATAAGCTGGGTGTTGGGATAGCTCGTCATATGAACAAGAAATACAAGCGATTGAAGGCAATTGGCGTGGATATTGGACTGGATCAAAGTCTGACACCTTGGGTCATTGAAGTGAATGCCAAGCCGGACCCTTATATTTTTAAACAATTAAAAGACAGGACGATGTATCGCAAGGTAATTCGGTATTTCCGCCATACAGATCATAAGCCATAA
- a CDS encoding DUF1232 domain-containing protein — translation MLVRANDQTKDCHIGDLIKPLLARRSLSMRKFSTLCGMDTATISRILNGKQQPKLTHLQIFSEHLDVSLDHLIEAAGFKIDNAKRGAERGILDSLESIKTVLQHTKLFDLDVTTERIEQEMVKYEQYARTDEGHRIICKEFDLKINQINGAGPFIEHLKEMHIQYCDEITPENDRSLIGSALLYFISSADLIPDYLFPIGYLDDAIVVYLVLDRLKQRT, via the coding sequence ATGCTGGTGAGAGCAAATGATCAAACAAAGGATTGCCATATCGGAGATTTGATCAAGCCTCTGCTTGCCAGACGCTCTCTCTCGATGCGCAAATTCAGTACGTTGTGCGGAATGGACACGGCCACCATTTCTCGGATTCTGAACGGAAAGCAGCAACCGAAGCTCACGCATTTACAGATCTTTTCCGAACATTTGGATGTATCTCTGGATCATCTCATTGAGGCTGCAGGCTTCAAAATCGATAACGCAAAAAGAGGGGCAGAGCGGGGGATTCTGGATTCGCTTGAATCGATCAAGACGGTCCTGCAACATACGAAATTATTTGACCTCGATGTGACAACAGAGCGGATAGAACAGGAAATGGTTAAGTACGAACAATATGCACGTACAGATGAAGGGCATCGAATAATATGTAAGGAGTTTGATCTAAAAATCAATCAGATAAACGGTGCAGGACCGTTCATTGAACATTTGAAGGAAATGCATATTCAATACTGTGATGAGATTACACCAGAGAACGATCGTTCTCTGATTGGAAGTGCATTGTTATACTTTATTTCGTCTGCGGATCTGATCCCGGACTATCTCTTTCCGATTGGTTATCTGGATGATGCCATCGTTGTGTATCTGGTGTTGGATCGTCTGAAACAACGCACATGA
- a CDS encoding S8 family peptidase — MIKMNRLRKPLSMGLSLLLALSIIQPVSAENAASQKIDMKSSSDKITTSKVNAKLSKEFESNDYVTYLVKMKEQVDTASVSKQAMQKATIEKQTASATKLSVRSTVVSSLRETASRSQYTLESFLEKELDLGKVKEYKSYFIVNALAVTSTKEVMEQIALLPEVDKILPNEERFLQKTEVSNEKATAAPAADTTTIPAKESPAKESAAANDKSLQTENVEWNIDSINAPAVWDKGIDGTGIVVANLDSGVDYTHPALRSKWRGLDASGNIVDPELSWYDPHSNASLPADGDGHGTHTMGTMVGSEANGTNKIGVAPGAKWIAVRIFNPSTTDAIILDGGQWLIAPVDAEGNLHPELAPDVVNNSWGGGPGLDEWFRPMVQAWRDAQIFPEFSAGNVTLTNPGGPGSVANPANYPESFATGATDINGNLASFSLLGPSPYEEIKPEVSAPGVNIRSSVPGGVYEGGWNGTSMAGPHTTALAALLLQANHSLTVDQLEQIIMDTATPRTDSRYPNSPNNGYGHGIINALDAVGSVLEGIGTVSGRVVTAGDDLEAPVLEHTPVNSAFTGLDIPLTARVTDNVGVTTVEAFAKTTGTSQYVYLPMNRVAGDAKDGTYTATIPAFLIESQGLEYYIRVNDYGNNGFESEVYKVAVSNGVQPGYLQDFEEDNLGFTSGGVGNTWAWGAPTSGPGSAYSGDKVIATNLTGTYAANSNAYLLAPPIDLTQSPEGALLSFKHWYDLESNIDFGKVYIATEDGDFVFEEALSFTGAGGGWKTQYIDLREYAGQQVFIKFNLTSDNSVQKAGWYIDDFSVQAPDDIAPGAPSGLSASADILGNVNLSWTGSDDEDLESYNVYRSTNSGTGYELLGNTSATTFTDTATVTDSTYFYTVAALDYSGNESDKSNEVSVTVEVPEDIFIDHFDGNSDNEWTHSGTKDEWERGVPVVGPASAVSPPNVWATDLDSTYENGSNYSLVSPVVDLTQVDQATLTFNHWYEIESGYDYGYVEATKDGGNTWSELGKFSHSSNGKQWTPVFYDLAALKGNEVQFRFRLTSDSSVVKQGWYIDDFRILGIAAETVTKDTAVVLNSDKPKPEYDTSWYKISNTDKAEFNKTKQEQPEVQKPGTGSVTPQSLPASATVTVLETGRSVKTDPTTGKYSFTHVAGDYTLKAEAYGYYPQTKTVTITDGSGATANFNLETIPQGKIEGIVSDERTGKPIAGASVLVLEDAQVGAVRTGADGKFALDVLEGSYTLSIIATDYYSKTVNVTVPGNGTVEAKVALKPFIGFPGEIAYDDGTAENARAFVAADNAWAVRMTPELETAQLTGASLRFWNTQWPVPGGTAFKYAVYDASGSGGAPGRLLAGPFDGTALRNDQWTTVEFPEPVVVQGDFYIVYVQTAVGTSAPGLATDENGVNAGRSWQRVGGVWSTAPAEEGNYMIRAVVKYPVNAPVLTQPTSTYTNQSTFTVSGTSPASGAQIKVYNGKEVAGTTTVENGKFKLNVKLRAGVNAITAEAVVNGKTTDRSLPVVIILDQTAPVLTVLTPEEASRTNTEVVHVTGDVQDQFLDKVTINGQKVKLEQDRSFNHRVLVNEGKNTITIIATDIAGNKTTVTRTVYVETSLPELTNISPAEDVRIVAGETVTVSFDSIPKLQASFRIELPSNLSTQAGAEIPLLETEPGHYTGTYTTASSLVLEGGVIVIRAQDAAGNKVEVEAPGRLFVSAAEAPDTNVPVDENLLP; from the coding sequence TTGATAAAGATGAATCGTTTACGCAAGCCGCTGTCCATGGGCCTGTCGCTTCTCCTTGCATTATCTATCATACAACCGGTTTCAGCTGAAAACGCCGCATCGCAGAAGATTGACATGAAATCCAGTTCGGACAAAATCACTACTTCCAAAGTCAACGCCAAATTAAGCAAGGAATTTGAGAGTAATGATTATGTAACTTATCTGGTGAAAATGAAAGAACAGGTAGATACTGCCTCTGTCTCCAAACAAGCCATGCAAAAGGCAACAATCGAAAAGCAAACGGCTTCGGCAACGAAACTGTCGGTACGAAGCACCGTTGTCAGCTCTCTGCGGGAAACGGCCTCGCGATCTCAGTACACACTTGAAAGTTTTCTTGAAAAGGAACTTGACCTTGGCAAGGTCAAAGAATATAAAAGCTATTTCATCGTTAATGCACTGGCAGTAACGAGCACCAAAGAAGTCATGGAACAGATTGCACTTCTGCCTGAGGTAGATAAAATATTGCCAAATGAGGAGCGTTTTCTGCAAAAAACCGAGGTCAGTAATGAAAAAGCAACCGCAGCCCCTGCGGCAGACACTACAACGATCCCGGCAAAAGAGTCGCCAGCGAAAGAAAGCGCAGCGGCTAACGATAAGAGCCTGCAGACAGAGAACGTAGAATGGAATATCGATTCTATCAACGCGCCAGCAGTCTGGGATAAAGGAATCGACGGTACAGGAATCGTTGTTGCCAACCTGGACAGCGGGGTCGATTACACGCATCCAGCGCTTCGGAGCAAATGGAGAGGGCTTGATGCTTCGGGAAATATCGTTGATCCCGAACTAAGCTGGTACGATCCCCATAGCAATGCTTCGCTTCCTGCGGATGGAGACGGTCATGGTACACATACCATGGGTACGATGGTAGGCTCCGAAGCGAACGGCACCAACAAGATTGGGGTTGCTCCAGGGGCAAAATGGATTGCCGTTCGGATTTTCAATCCGAGTACCACGGATGCCATTATACTGGATGGCGGTCAATGGCTGATTGCTCCAGTGGATGCTGAAGGAAACTTGCATCCTGAGCTTGCCCCGGATGTGGTTAACAATTCCTGGGGTGGTGGTCCAGGATTGGACGAGTGGTTCCGTCCAATGGTACAGGCTTGGCGTGATGCACAGATCTTTCCGGAATTTTCAGCCGGGAATGTGACACTGACGAATCCGGGAGGTCCAGGTTCGGTGGCGAACCCTGCGAACTATCCAGAGAGCTTCGCTACGGGAGCAACGGATATCAACGGGAATCTGGCTTCTTTTTCCCTTCTTGGTCCTTCCCCTTATGAGGAAATTAAGCCGGAAGTTTCGGCTCCAGGTGTTAACATCCGTTCCTCTGTTCCGGGCGGAGTATATGAGGGTGGCTGGAACGGCACGTCCATGGCAGGCCCGCATACCACTGCACTGGCCGCACTCCTGCTTCAAGCTAATCATTCCCTTACGGTTGATCAGTTAGAGCAGATCATTATGGATACAGCTACACCGAGAACAGACAGCCGGTATCCAAATTCGCCAAATAACGGTTACGGTCATGGCATTATCAATGCACTGGATGCTGTGGGCTCTGTCCTCGAAGGCATAGGCACGGTATCTGGCAGGGTTGTCACAGCTGGTGACGATCTGGAAGCGCCGGTTCTGGAACATACGCCTGTCAATTCTGCCTTTACGGGGCTTGATATTCCACTGACTGCACGTGTTACCGATAATGTCGGTGTAACCACAGTGGAGGCATTTGCCAAAACAACGGGCACGAGCCAATACGTATATCTGCCGATGAATCGAGTAGCTGGGGATGCCAAAGATGGAACTTATACAGCGACAATTCCGGCATTTCTAATCGAGTCACAGGGTTTGGAGTACTATATCCGGGTCAATGATTATGGCAACAACGGATTCGAGAGTGAAGTTTACAAGGTTGCTGTCTCCAATGGAGTCCAGCCTGGGTATCTGCAAGATTTTGAGGAAGACAATCTGGGCTTTACTTCGGGTGGAGTTGGCAACACTTGGGCATGGGGAGCACCAACAAGTGGACCGGGAAGTGCCTACTCTGGTGACAAAGTGATTGCAACTAATCTGACTGGGACTTATGCAGCCAACAGTAATGCTTACTTACTTGCACCACCAATTGATCTTACCCAGAGCCCTGAGGGAGCATTGTTATCCTTCAAGCACTGGTATGATTTGGAGAGCAATATCGATTTTGGCAAAGTGTACATTGCAACAGAGGATGGTGACTTCGTATTTGAAGAGGCATTGAGCTTTACAGGTGCCGGTGGAGGCTGGAAAACGCAATATATTGACTTGCGTGAATACGCCGGTCAACAGGTATTTATCAAGTTTAATCTGACCAGTGACAATTCCGTTCAGAAGGCTGGTTGGTATATCGATGACTTTTCAGTACAAGCTCCAGATGATATTGCTCCGGGAGCACCAAGCGGATTGTCCGCTTCTGCCGACATACTGGGGAATGTAAACTTGTCCTGGACGGGATCGGACGATGAGGATCTGGAATCCTACAACGTATATCGTTCAACGAATTCAGGCACAGGTTATGAATTGCTCGGAAATACATCTGCAACGACATTTACGGATACGGCTACAGTAACAGATTCGACTTATTTTTATACGGTAGCCGCTCTTGATTATAGTGGCAATGAGAGTGACAAGTCGAATGAGGTATCCGTGACCGTGGAGGTCCCTGAAGATATCTTCATCGATCACTTTGATGGCAACAGTGACAATGAGTGGACTCATTCCGGCACCAAGGACGAGTGGGAACGCGGAGTACCTGTCGTTGGACCTGCCAGTGCGGTTTCTCCGCCGAATGTTTGGGCAACTGATCTGGACAGTACCTATGAGAACGGTTCTAACTATTCTCTGGTATCGCCAGTCGTGGATCTAACTCAGGTGGATCAAGCTACGCTGACGTTCAATCATTGGTATGAAATCGAAAGTGGATACGATTACGGTTATGTTGAAGCCACGAAAGACGGTGGCAACACATGGTCGGAGCTCGGTAAATTCTCTCATTCTTCAAATGGAAAACAATGGACTCCGGTATTTTACGATCTGGCAGCTTTGAAGGGGAATGAAGTTCAATTCCGGTTCAGATTGACTTCAGACAGCAGTGTCGTCAAGCAAGGCTGGTACATCGATGACTTCCGCATTCTGGGTATCGCCGCTGAGACGGTTACAAAAGATACGGCAGTTGTTCTGAACAGCGACAAGCCTAAGCCGGAATATGATACTTCTTGGTACAAAATTTCAAATACGGACAAGGCCGAATTTAATAAAACCAAACAGGAACAGCCCGAAGTACAGAAACCTGGAACAGGTTCTGTAACGCCGCAAAGTTTGCCTGCAAGTGCAACGGTCACTGTTCTGGAAACAGGACGTTCAGTGAAGACGGACCCGACGACAGGCAAATACAGTTTCACTCACGTGGCGGGTGATTACACGTTGAAGGCTGAGGCCTATGGCTATTATCCTCAAACGAAGACGGTAACCATCACGGATGGAAGTGGAGCAACAGCCAACTTCAATCTGGAAACCATTCCTCAAGGAAAGATTGAAGGTATTGTGAGCGATGAACGGACAGGGAAACCTATCGCTGGAGCATCCGTCCTCGTGTTGGAAGATGCTCAAGTAGGTGCTGTACGCACAGGAGCAGACGGTAAATTTGCTCTGGATGTTCTGGAAGGAAGCTATACGTTATCGATCATCGCGACGGACTACTATAGCAAAACGGTAAATGTAACAGTACCTGGAAACGGTACAGTCGAAGCGAAAGTTGCCTTAAAACCATTTATCGGATTTCCTGGTGAAATCGCTTATGACGATGGAACGGCTGAAAATGCAAGAGCCTTTGTGGCCGCAGATAACGCATGGGCTGTACGTATGACACCAGAACTAGAGACAGCACAGCTTACAGGTGCATCACTTCGATTCTGGAATACACAATGGCCTGTACCAGGTGGAACAGCATTCAAATATGCCGTCTATGATGCCTCCGGATCGGGTGGAGCGCCAGGCCGATTGCTGGCAGGACCTTTCGACGGTACGGCATTGCGCAATGATCAGTGGACAACCGTTGAATTTCCTGAGCCAGTAGTGGTACAAGGCGATTTCTATATCGTGTATGTACAGACTGCTGTTGGAACGAGCGCACCTGGACTCGCAACCGATGAAAACGGTGTGAATGCAGGGCGGAGCTGGCAGCGTGTAGGTGGCGTATGGAGTACTGCACCAGCAGAAGAGGGTAACTATATGATTCGTGCAGTCGTGAAATATCCAGTGAATGCACCTGTACTCACACAACCGACGAGCACCTATACCAATCAGTCGACATTTACTGTGTCTGGAACTTCTCCAGCTTCAGGAGCCCAGATCAAGGTATATAATGGAAAAGAAGTAGCGGGAACAACGACAGTGGAGAATGGAAAATTTAAGCTGAATGTTAAACTTCGTGCAGGGGTTAATGCCATTACTGCCGAGGCGGTAGTTAACGGGAAAACGACCGATCGCTCCCTTCCAGTTGTGATCATCTTGGATCAGACAGCACCTGTGTTAACTGTCCTTACACCTGAAGAAGCAAGTCGAACTAACACAGAAGTGGTTCATGTGACGGGCGATGTACAGGACCAATTCCTCGACAAAGTGACCATTAACGGACAGAAGGTGAAATTGGAGCAAGACAGAAGTTTTAATCACCGCGTACTTGTGAATGAGGGCAAGAACACGATTACAATCATTGCGACAGATATTGCAGGCAATAAAACAACCGTGACACGGACTGTTTATGTGGAAACGTCTTTGCCTGAACTGACCAATATCTCTCCGGCTGAGGATGTACGGATTGTGGCAGGAGAAACTGTAACGGTTTCGTTCGACAGTATCCCCAAATTACAGGCCTCTTTCCGGATTGAACTGCCATCCAATTTGAGCACACAGGCTGGCGCAGAGATTCCATTGTTGGAAACGGAACCTGGTCATTATACAGGGACCTATACCACTGCATCTTCGCTGGTGCTTGAGGGTGGAGTGATCGTGATCCGTGCTCAGGATGCAGCAGGAAACAAAGTCGAAGTGGAAGCGCCAGGACGGTTATTCGTATCTGCAGCAGAAGCTCCCGACACGAATGTGCCAGTTGACGAAAATCTGTTACCTTAA
- a CDS encoding Gfo/Idh/MocA family protein — translation MSKTYRVGIIGCGGIANGKHLPSLSKLDNVELVAFCDIVQERAEEAKEKYGSSEAQVYTDYQELLQDETIDIVHVLTPNISHAEISIAALEAGKHVMCEKPMAKTSAEAQKMLEAAERTGKKLTIGYNNRFREDSLYLKQLCEAGELGSIYFAKAHAIRRRAVPTWGVFLDEEKQGGGPLIDIGTHALDLTLWMMDNYQPKVVLGTTHHELSQRENAANAWGPWDPKKFSVEDSAFGMIVMENGATIMLESSWALNSLDVDEAKCSLSGSEAGADMKNGLRINGEKFSRLYTNEIELSAGGVAFYDGKSESAPDVEMRKWIEAIDKDLEPVVTPKQALVVSQILEALYESARTGKAVYMNESN, via the coding sequence ATGAGTAAAACGTATCGTGTAGGGATTATTGGCTGTGGCGGGATTGCAAACGGCAAACATCTGCCAAGTTTGAGCAAGCTTGATAATGTAGAACTGGTTGCTTTCTGTGATATCGTTCAGGAACGTGCAGAAGAAGCCAAAGAAAAGTATGGTAGTTCCGAAGCACAGGTATACACGGATTATCAAGAATTACTTCAGGATGAAACGATTGATATTGTTCATGTTCTTACGCCAAATATCTCTCACGCAGAGATTTCTATTGCTGCACTTGAAGCCGGAAAACACGTCATGTGTGAAAAACCAATGGCCAAGACATCTGCTGAAGCGCAAAAAATGCTTGAAGCAGCCGAGCGTACTGGTAAAAAACTGACCATCGGATACAATAACCGTTTCAGAGAAGACAGCTTGTACCTGAAGCAGCTGTGTGAAGCTGGCGAACTGGGTTCGATTTACTTTGCCAAAGCACATGCGATCAGAAGAAGAGCGGTACCTACTTGGGGTGTTTTCCTTGATGAGGAGAAACAAGGTGGCGGACCGTTGATTGACATCGGTACACATGCACTTGACCTGACGCTGTGGATGATGGATAACTATCAACCAAAGGTTGTTCTGGGCACAACTCATCACGAGCTTTCACAAAGAGAAAATGCAGCGAATGCATGGGGCCCGTGGGACCCGAAAAAATTCTCGGTTGAAGATTCCGCTTTTGGTATGATTGTAATGGAGAATGGCGCGACGATCATGTTGGAATCCAGCTGGGCGCTCAATTCACTGGACGTGGATGAAGCGAAATGCAGCTTGAGCGGAAGCGAAGCGGGCGCGGATATGAAGAATGGCCTGCGCATCAATGGAGAGAAATTCAGCCGTTTGTATACCAACGAAATTGAACTGAGTGCAGGCGGGGTCGCTTTCTACGATGGAAAAAGTGAAAGTGCACCGGATGTAGAGATGAGAAAATGGATTGAAGCGATCGATAAAGATCTGGAGCCGGTTGTAACTCCTAAACAGGCTTTGGTGGTTTCACAGATCCTGGAGGCACTCTATGAGTCCGCTCGTACAGGTAAAGCCGTTTACATGAACGAATCCAATTAA
- a CDS encoding AraC family transcriptional regulator produces MSRYPFEKMLERQDILERLDVSILWGHYEIRVLRFHLTSFPAGRIVDFHNHAEFELHFIPRGKGKVILGDEMHPLSEGMLYLTGPGLVHYQEADSQEAMDELCLHVDIIEHPREGVDPWEAAESEETIEKLRTLPLAPVHDYHRAMNCFLEAYEACDRKLIGYYTSIKQQVISILLKTVRAYDIGGNRAEAPVRDMSVYRYDYAIQYMEANHPSAVTLENVAEKLHISSRQLQRIFYQVQPEMPFSRVLEDIRLRAVCRNLEESHVSIEQIALASGFTNANYLHAVFRKRLGMTPSAFRKMKQPNQK; encoded by the coding sequence TTGAGCCGATATCCTTTTGAGAAGATGCTTGAACGACAGGATATCCTGGAAAGATTGGATGTCTCGATCCTGTGGGGACACTACGAGATACGAGTTCTGCGATTTCATCTGACTTCTTTTCCAGCAGGCAGAATCGTTGATTTTCATAACCATGCGGAATTCGAGTTACATTTCATCCCGAGAGGGAAAGGAAAAGTCATTCTGGGGGATGAGATGCATCCGCTCTCTGAAGGCATGCTGTATTTAACGGGTCCGGGTCTTGTTCATTATCAGGAGGCGGATTCCCAAGAGGCCATGGATGAACTATGCCTGCATGTGGATATCATTGAACATCCCAGAGAGGGTGTAGATCCGTGGGAGGCAGCAGAGTCAGAGGAAACGATCGAAAAGCTTAGAACACTTCCTCTTGCTCCGGTACATGATTATCATCGCGCCATGAACTGTTTCCTGGAAGCTTATGAGGCTTGTGACCGTAAACTAATTGGATATTACACGTCCATTAAGCAGCAGGTGATCAGTATTCTGCTGAAGACCGTCCGAGCCTACGATATCGGGGGGAATCGGGCGGAGGCTCCTGTGCGAGACATGTCTGTGTACAGGTACGATTATGCCATTCAGTATATGGAGGCAAATCATCCCTCAGCAGTAACGCTGGAGAATGTAGCGGAGAAGCTACATATTAGCAGCAGACAACTGCAACGAATCTTTTATCAGGTTCAGCCGGAAATGCCTTTCAGCCGTGTGTTGGAGGATATCCGCCTGCGCGCGGTGTGCCGCAATCTGGAAGAAAGTCATGTTTCCATCGAACAAATTGCCCTGGCTTCAGGGTTTACCAATGCTAATTATTTACATGCTGTTTTTCGAAAGCGTCTGGGGATGACCCCATCGGCTTTCCGTAAAATGAAACAACCAAACCAAAAGTGA
- a CDS encoding Gfo/Idh/MocA family protein — protein sequence MTIRIGKISLWHVHAWDYIKQAQEHEDTVMAAVWDEDAERGQEAAERLNVPFYASLEDMLAQDNIDAVIVDAPTRLHEDVITAAAKAGKHIFTEKVIASTIKEVNTIISDVQDNGVKMTVSLPRLNDGYTLTIQDVLNQGLLGKVTYVRVRLSHNGAIGNWLPEHFYHLEDCQGGALIDLGCHPMYLTNLFLGQEVTGVNANFGYVTGKEVEDNAVATLFTDSGAIGVVEAGFVNSHSPFAIEVHGTEGTLLYGTPEDKLLIRTNVGSDQQKEWTEIPLLDRRESAFSQWVSHIQNDTIATENLQTATQLTRLMEAANLSAKEGRKISLKELQG from the coding sequence GTGACCATTCGAATAGGTAAAATAAGCTTATGGCACGTACATGCCTGGGATTATATTAAACAGGCTCAGGAGCACGAAGATACGGTGATGGCTGCTGTATGGGATGAAGATGCCGAGCGCGGACAGGAAGCTGCTGAACGTTTGAACGTGCCATTCTATGCTTCTCTGGAAGATATGCTGGCACAGGACAACATCGATGCCGTCATTGTGGATGCACCGACACGTCTTCACGAAGATGTGATCACTGCTGCTGCGAAAGCGGGCAAACACATTTTCACAGAAAAAGTTATCGCTTCAACGATTAAAGAAGTAAATACGATCATTTCGGATGTACAGGATAACGGAGTGAAAATGACGGTATCTTTACCGCGTTTGAACGATGGATATACATTAACTATTCAAGATGTTCTGAACCAAGGACTACTTGGTAAGGTGACTTATGTTCGTGTGCGTTTATCGCATAACGGTGCGATTGGCAATTGGCTGCCTGAGCATTTTTATCATCTGGAAGATTGTCAGGGCGGGGCATTAATTGACCTCGGTTGTCATCCGATGTATCTGACGAATCTGTTCCTAGGTCAAGAAGTGACTGGGGTTAATGCTAATTTCGGATATGTTACTGGAAAAGAAGTGGAAGATAACGCGGTTGCTACGTTATTTACGGATTCCGGAGCAATCGGTGTAGTCGAGGCTGGGTTTGTGAACAGTCATTCGCCGTTTGCGATAGAGGTTCATGGTACGGAAGGCACACTTTTATACGGAACACCAGAGGATAAGCTGCTAATCCGCACGAATGTTGGTTCAGATCAACAGAAGGAATGGACAGAGATTCCTTTGCTGGACAGAAGAGAAAGCGCATTCAGCCAGTGGGTATCCCATATTCAGAATGATACGATTGCTACCGAGAATTTGCAGACGGCTACTCAATTGACTCGCCTGATGGAGGCTGCCAACCTTTCTGCGAAGGAAGGGCGCAAAATCTCCTTGAAGGAGTTACAGGGATAG
- the ytaF gene encoding sporulation membrane protein YtaF: MAWMLILALAVSSSLDNLGVGLSYGIRKIRISLFSNFLIAVVCLLFSYSGILFGKWISIVLPGVFPILLGTFILLVIGFRIILLSVPRKKKDHEETDSQTLGIGSILQNPERVDLDKSNHIGVLEALILGVALSTNALTNGLSAGLMGLSPLYISLTAAIGSFVTVWFGVWMGSKAANVRIGSFTLGQFGTLVSGVLLLLIAANNLF, from the coding sequence ATGGCGTGGATGCTCATTCTTGCTTTGGCCGTCTCTTCGAGTCTTGACAATCTGGGTGTCGGACTATCGTACGGGATCAGAAAAATCAGAATCAGCCTATTTTCGAATTTTTTGATTGCCGTTGTTTGTTTGTTGTTCAGTTATTCAGGCATTTTGTTCGGAAAATGGATTTCGATCGTACTACCTGGCGTTTTCCCTATACTACTGGGGACATTTATCCTACTCGTTATCGGTTTTCGTATCATCTTGTTATCCGTTCCCCGCAAGAAGAAAGATCACGAAGAGACCGATTCCCAAACCCTCGGGATCGGGTCTATTTTACAAAATCCGGAACGTGTAGATTTGGACAAATCGAATCATATTGGAGTTCTGGAGGCGTTGATTCTGGGTGTTGCCCTTTCGACAAACGCACTGACGAATGGCTTAAGTGCAGGGCTGATGGGCTTATCCCCCTTGTATATTTCCCTTACCGCAGCGATCGGCAGTTTTGTTACCGTATGGTTTGGCGTGTGGATGGGGTCCAAAGCGGCAAACGTTCGTATTGGTTCATTCACATTGGGACAATTCGGAACGCTTGTCAGCGGGGTTCTCTTGTTGCTGATTGCAGCCAATAATTTGTTCTGA
- a CDS encoding hydrolase translates to MENLKKAEAEQLTAEKTALVVIDLQKGIVNSPLQSPHTGEQVVQNAAKLAQAFTEKGAFVVLVKVSSVDGKDMLKPKTDMERGAIQFSADWDQFVPEMTAHTPYHTVAKRQWGAFFGTDLDLQLRRRGIDTIVLCGVSTSIGVDTTAREAYQHGYQQIFVEDAMTAATKEEHDYVCKTIFPRLGRIRSSEEVVTALK, encoded by the coding sequence ATGGAAAACTTGAAAAAAGCAGAAGCTGAACAGCTTACAGCTGAAAAAACAGCGCTGGTCGTGATTGATTTGCAAAAGGGGATTGTGAATAGCCCGCTACAGTCTCCACATACAGGTGAGCAGGTGGTGCAGAATGCGGCCAAGTTAGCACAGGCTTTCACGGAAAAGGGAGCTTTTGTGGTGCTTGTAAAAGTCTCTTCAGTCGATGGAAAAGACATGTTGAAACCAAAGACGGATATGGAACGGGGAGCGATTCAGTTTAGCGCAGACTGGGATCAATTCGTGCCTGAAATGACTGCCCATACTCCTTATCATACGGTTGCCAAACGTCAATGGGGTGCTTTCTTCGGTACGGATCTGGACCTCCAGTTGCGACGTCGGGGAATAGATACCATTGTATTATGTGGCGTTTCTACGTCAATCGGTGTAGATACTACAGCCAGAGAAGCTTATCAGCACGGTTATCAACAGATTTTTGTAGAAGATGCAATGACAGCTGCAACCAAGGAAGAGCATGACTACGTTTGTAAAACCATTTTCCCCAGATTGGGTCGGATTCGCTCCAGTGAAGAAGTGGTTACGGCACTGAAATAA